The following proteins are co-located in the Pontiella agarivorans genome:
- a CDS encoding MBL fold metallo-hydrolase: protein MSLEVCVLASGSSGNCIYIASEKTRVLIDAGLSAKQVALRLDQIGVVPESINGICISHEHGDHIGGIRVLQKRHGIPIYANAGTLNGIRRQPKSDEIAVKIFQTGAPFCIGDITVEPFSVPHDAYEPVGFRLTAHGVSVGSVTDLGMPTALVRDKLRGCRAIIVEANHDEDLLHEAPRPWPLKQRIRSRQGHLSNIDAARLIAESATDELEQVFLAHLSSDCNTPETALRTVASQLRLDGLGHINLEISRAACISSLWKTRLSPQLTAE, encoded by the coding sequence ATGAGTTTGGAAGTCTGCGTTCTCGCCAGCGGAAGTTCTGGCAATTGTATTTATATCGCCTCGGAAAAAACCCGCGTACTCATCGATGCCGGCCTCAGTGCAAAACAGGTCGCCCTGCGTCTCGATCAAATCGGGGTCGTTCCGGAAAGCATTAACGGCATCTGTATCTCCCACGAACACGGAGACCATATCGGCGGAATCCGGGTACTGCAAAAACGCCACGGCATTCCAATCTATGCCAATGCCGGGACACTGAACGGCATCCGGCGCCAACCCAAATCCGATGAAATTGCTGTAAAAATTTTTCAAACCGGCGCCCCCTTCTGCATCGGCGACATCACCGTCGAACCCTTCTCGGTTCCGCACGATGCCTATGAACCGGTCGGTTTCCGCCTCACCGCGCATGGCGTGTCCGTAGGGTCCGTAACCGACCTCGGCATGCCGACGGCGCTGGTCCGGGACAAACTGCGCGGATGCAGAGCCATCATCGTCGAAGCCAACCACGATGAAGATCTCCTTCACGAAGCACCGCGTCCCTGGCCGCTGAAGCAGCGTATCCGCAGCCGGCAGGGCCATCTGTCAAACATCGATGCCGCACGGCTGATCGCGGAAAGCGCCACCGATGAGCTGGAACAGGTCTTTCTGGCCCACCTCAGTTCCGACTGCAATACCCCCGAAACCGCCCTGCGCACCGTGGCCTCACAATTGCGCCTGGACGGCCTTGGGCACATCAACCTTGAAATTTCCCGCGCCGCCTGCATTTCCAGCCTCTGGAAAACCCGCCTCAGCCCCCAGCTCACCGCTGAATAA
- the yidD gene encoding membrane protein insertion efficiency factor YidD — protein MLLIRGYQLLISPWLGPHCRFQPTCSHYCIEALRQHGMVHGLWLGVKRICKCHPLHSGGIDPVPQKNIKTRDDGIRG, from the coding sequence ATGCTGCTGATTCGCGGCTATCAGTTGCTGATCAGCCCCTGGCTTGGACCGCACTGCCGGTTCCAGCCGACGTGCTCGCACTATTGCATTGAAGCGCTTCGGCAACATGGTATGGTCCATGGTCTTTGGCTCGGGGTGAAAAGAATCTGCAAATGCCATCCATTGCATTCGGGCGGCATTGATCCTGTACCCCAAAAAAATATAAAAACAAGGGATGATGGGATTCGCGGATGA
- a CDS encoding autotransporter outer membrane beta-barrel domain-containing protein, producing MNRTALFLVAVATPILSVQAQITNNPGGVDPFVLNGLSFSGSTGEVAAAVSGISSFESSNSSFTGGTGGVQSGSSSQDASGAAGISISDVTLSELEAAVIEGGQGGTAEVTVGSATVNATADGGSGIYFSPASAAQKLSLDGGSVSGGAAGTVIGEPANKLFASGGNAINMASGGTLELQNVELTGGQGGNANSTGGFITARGGRGVSVYGSYTLDPIADGVSITGGQGGDVTNLSEDQGVQAMGGDAIFISSGSSQAFSFTGGALTGGAGGYASFNSDEVSDPLSEVNYFGEAYGGAESYSGARGGNAFRYFNDEYVQYGVSVDIDAGSFIGGAGGVSTNSGTGDSVADGGHGIFTDFADVNISGGTFQGGAAGTSNGEEAEAGYGVYVRDGSLTISGGTFSGNGLWFESHYYDSTANISTGTFGDVSFISTYDEFYTTDHTTTENISGGSFGNVFFGGSSIHDGNITGGSFAGIEVGGQAQNVVDIDGASVGTLKGSGSNAVSVVNVTGSTVDALEIEGASDNTFTLTGAGLDSILVREGDLNTININDNGSALNNVSMFGGKATLNFNTDHMINSIAVSNGVLDVVGSDLSIASGNTYRLMTEGAVLNAEALTVDSGELDVGFGSLNVTSNLTVKSGSALSTSIETDGAGVKGGMINAGSAMFEDGVAWTVVNADTNMTADHLSDGILLASATESNITHSLEYTDFTMENNPEWLLGINGVTNYNDGSSYVLKATYGQLALDKIFEDYPDMAGAMTELAPIVAADPELAAYVGSAWSSQEAAAADMTEGFARTPEMASALMGLQGIFADQIKGRTRGNLRYKQFGSKTTYAPSGPRGPQDWYDNTVQWTKDVLPSWDARKAAREASDNMPAMEYEGEPSDVSKAYNSSTTGKSSDYAEFKKELRAGTPGDLEPIEVPETWQVWGGAYGSAVNQESTSGHEGYQATVAGGMVGVDKRFEKMLAGLAAGYARTMLDGRGGNDGDADTLYASAYWAHNSESLYIDASVTYGFNDVSTEGVDSIGYEADYNAHTLGIGVGIGYGISFMKDKWLLTPEASYLGSLYSRESYTEKSSLASPFPNKDYDSYDEWSHLTSIGATLSMIGVIESFDTELEFQPEFRAHWLHEFNADMDDDSYVMVGGTGDPIAVALQAREEDLVRLGTGIRFSEWENDTTEFSLDLDGAFGADYHNVMVSGKILHRF from the coding sequence ATGAATAGGACAGCACTGTTTCTTGTTGCCGTGGCAACACCGATTTTAAGCGTTCAGGCGCAGATCACCAACAATCCCGGAGGGGTTGACCCGTTTGTTTTGAACGGGCTCAGTTTTTCAGGGAGTACGGGTGAGGTTGCGGCGGCGGTTTCGGGTATCAGTAGTTTTGAATCATCGAACAGTTCGTTTACGGGCGGTACGGGCGGGGTCCAAAGCGGATCTTCAAGCCAGGATGCTTCGGGAGCGGCGGGGATTTCCATCTCCGACGTAACTTTATCTGAGCTCGAAGCTGCGGTTATCGAAGGCGGGCAGGGGGGCACGGCAGAGGTGACCGTCGGTTCCGCCACCGTTAATGCAACGGCCGATGGCGGCAGCGGTATTTATTTCTCTCCGGCTTCAGCCGCCCAGAAGCTGAGCCTTGACGGTGGTTCCGTTTCGGGCGGTGCTGCAGGAACGGTGATCGGCGAGCCGGCCAATAAATTGTTTGCCAGTGGTGGTAATGCTATAAATATGGCATCCGGTGGTACGCTTGAACTGCAGAATGTTGAGCTTACAGGCGGCCAGGGAGGGAATGCGAATTCGACCGGAGGGTTCATTACAGCCCGTGGCGGTCGGGGTGTTTCCGTCTACGGTTCTTACACGTTGGATCCCATTGCTGACGGGGTTTCTATCACCGGTGGACAAGGCGGGGATGTTACCAACTTGTCGGAAGATCAGGGCGTTCAGGCCATGGGGGGCGATGCGATCTTTATCTCGTCCGGTTCGAGTCAGGCTTTCAGTTTTACAGGCGGTGCACTTACCGGCGGGGCCGGCGGGTACGCATCATTTAATAGTGACGAGGTAAGCGACCCGCTTTCTGAGGTTAACTATTTCGGGGAAGCCTATGGCGGTGCTGAATCATACAGCGGAGCACGCGGAGGTAATGCGTTCCGTTATTTTAATGACGAATATGTTCAGTATGGTGTTTCGGTCGATATTGATGCTGGTTCCTTTATTGGCGGTGCCGGCGGCGTCTCAACCAATTCAGGCACAGGGGATTCGGTTGCGGACGGCGGACACGGTATTTTCACCGATTTCGCGGACGTGAATATTTCCGGTGGAACCTTTCAGGGTGGAGCGGCCGGAACATCAAACGGCGAAGAAGCCGAAGCGGGCTATGGAGTTTATGTGCGCGACGGAAGCCTGACGATCTCCGGCGGAACCTTCAGTGGTAACGGGCTTTGGTTTGAATCCCATTATTATGACAGTACGGCAAACATCAGCACCGGTACATTCGGTGATGTTTCATTTATCTCTACCTACGACGAATTTTATACGACCGATCATACCACGACAGAAAATATCAGTGGCGGTTCCTTTGGTAACGTGTTCTTCGGCGGTTCTTCTATCCATGACGGTAATATTACCGGCGGAAGCTTTGCAGGCATAGAAGTCGGTGGGCAGGCCCAGAACGTGGTGGATATCGACGGGGCCAGCGTGGGAACGCTGAAGGGTTCCGGTTCCAATGCCGTGAGCGTAGTGAATGTTACGGGATCGACTGTGGATGCCCTTGAAATTGAAGGGGCATCGGACAATACGTTCACGTTGACGGGGGCCGGTCTGGATTCGATTCTGGTTCGCGAAGGGGATCTGAATACGATCAATATCAACGATAACGGCTCCGCCTTAAATAACGTTTCGATGTTCGGAGGAAAGGCGACATTAAATTTCAATACCGATCATATGATCAACAGTATCGCTGTCTCCAACGGAGTGCTCGACGTGGTCGGATCGGATCTTTCGATTGCATCCGGAAACACCTACCGTTTGATGACCGAGGGTGCGGTACTTAATGCCGAAGCTCTGACCGTTGATTCCGGTGAACTGGATGTTGGTTTCGGATCGCTGAATGTGACGTCCAATCTCACCGTAAAATCCGGCAGTGCGCTGTCGACTTCCATTGAAACGGATGGTGCCGGTGTCAAAGGCGGGATGATCAATGCCGGGTCGGCGATGTTTGAAGACGGGGTGGCCTGGACCGTGGTGAATGCGGATACGAATATGACCGCTGACCATCTGTCGGACGGCATCCTGCTGGCATCGGCCACGGAGTCGAACATTACGCATTCGCTGGAATATACGGATTTCACGATGGAGAATAATCCGGAGTGGCTGTTGGGGATCAATGGCGTAACGAATTATAACGATGGCTCCAGCTATGTGCTGAAAGCCACTTACGGTCAGCTTGCTCTGGATAAAATCTTTGAAGATTATCCGGATATGGCAGGGGCAATGACGGAGCTTGCTCCGATTGTTGCGGCGGATCCGGAGCTGGCGGCATATGTGGGCAGTGCCTGGAGCAGTCAGGAAGCGGCTGCGGCGGATATGACCGAGGGCTTTGCCCGTACGCCGGAAATGGCGAGTGCCTTGATGGGACTGCAGGGCATTTTTGCGGACCAGATCAAAGGACGCACCCGCGGAAATCTGCGGTATAAGCAGTTCGGCAGCAAAACCACGTATGCTCCGTCCGGACCGCGCGGTCCGCAGGACTGGTACGACAACACGGTACAGTGGACAAAGGATGTACTGCCTTCCTGGGATGCGCGGAAGGCCGCCCGTGAGGCATCGGATAATATGCCGGCGATGGAGTATGAAGGAGAACCTTCGGATGTGAGCAAAGCCTATAACTCCAGCACCACTGGAAAGTCCAGCGATTATGCTGAATTCAAGAAGGAGCTGAGAGCCGGCACCCCGGGTGATCTTGAACCGATCGAGGTTCCGGAAACCTGGCAGGTTTGGGGCGGGGCTTATGGTTCGGCCGTTAATCAGGAAAGCACTTCCGGCCATGAAGGCTATCAGGCAACGGTTGCCGGCGGTATGGTGGGTGTGGATAAGCGTTTTGAAAAAATGCTTGCCGGTCTTGCCGCCGGGTATGCCCGTACGATGCTGGATGGACGCGGAGGAAACGACGGGGATGCTGACACCCTCTATGCTTCGGCCTATTGGGCGCATAACAGTGAATCGCTGTATATCGATGCAAGTGTGACGTATGGTTTTAACGATGTTTCGACCGAAGGCGTGGATTCCATCGGCTATGAAGCGGACTACAATGCGCATACGCTGGGTATCGGTGTTGGGATTGGTTACGGCATTTCCTTTATGAAGGATAAATGGCTGCTGACCCCGGAAGCCTCTTATCTGGGTTCCCTGTACAGCCGCGAATCGTATACCGAGAAATCGAGCCTTGCCTCGCCGTTCCCGAATAAAGATTATGATTCCTATGACGAATGGTCGCATTTGACATCCATCGGGGCCACGCTTTCGATGATCGGAGTGATTGAAAGTTTCGATACCGAGCTGGAGTTCCAGCCGGAGTTCCGGGCGCACTGGCTGCATGAATTCAATGCAGACATGGATGATGACAGCTATGTGATGGTTGGCGGAACAGGCGATCCGATTGCGGTTGCGCTGCAGGCCCGCGAAGAAGATCTGGTTCGTCTGGGTACGGGAATCCGTTTCTCCGAGTGGGAAAATGATACCACCGAATTCAGTCTTGATCTCGATGGCGCATTCGGTGCGGATTACCACAATGTGATGGTGAGCGGCAAAATCCTGCATCGCTTCTAA
- the yidC gene encoding membrane protein insertase YidC — translation MNKKDLIPVIVLALLIPLWMLIDRTFIAPKFPAPQPVPAEQPAEPLTTGTPAELTAAAPAEQPEAVKPAETNTTVPVEETLETLENEQLKLELSSIGGGIKQVTLVNYPEENKENSAPVTLDFSDRAALAYTGLSGMGADDSLNITKSDDGKSVIFSKVWNTGSEFRRTITIGDNYLLTVQDQFINKTSNPWNIPALRLLTGNMKNPDDTKSMKGLSIIGADSFSQNEGVRYYGKVKGFSGTTVQKIFKKADKPEFIDVVPEGMVHEKVDWVSAKNKFFVQIISPDEPVATMSILARRDTTQKGVVPDSIATSLDFQPVALGAGDTLNLNYTCYIGPKNFSILKKAGHKFEKVMEFQTTGFWGFMNWIMEPARQFLLAALNLFYAVVRNYGLAIILLTLLMRILFWPLTHRSTQKMRENSEKMQVVQPKIKAIQEKYKGQAQRIQQETMKVYQEHGFNPMAMMGGCLPMLLQMPVFFALYTVLRNAIELRFAGFLWIADLSQPENLFAGSIPIIGSLNILPVLMSVSMIFQQKLSTPNAAATPEQQQQQKMMMYMMPIMMLFLFYGMPSGLTLYWTTSNVLMIAQTSAYNYRKKHKEA, via the coding sequence ATGAATAAAAAAGATCTGATACCTGTCATTGTACTGGCCCTGCTCATCCCGCTGTGGATGCTCATCGACCGCACCTTCATTGCCCCGAAATTCCCGGCCCCGCAACCCGTTCCTGCGGAACAGCCGGCGGAACCGCTCACCACCGGAACGCCCGCAGAACTCACCGCCGCCGCACCGGCCGAGCAGCCGGAAGCAGTAAAACCTGCGGAAACCAACACCACCGTGCCGGTTGAGGAAACCCTCGAAACCCTGGAAAACGAACAGCTGAAACTCGAGCTCAGCTCCATCGGCGGCGGAATCAAACAGGTAACGCTCGTCAACTACCCGGAAGAAAATAAAGAAAACAGTGCCCCCGTCACACTCGACTTTTCCGATCGTGCCGCCCTGGCCTACACCGGTCTAAGCGGTATGGGAGCCGATGATTCTCTCAATATCACCAAATCCGACGACGGAAAGTCCGTGATCTTTTCCAAGGTCTGGAACACCGGCTCCGAATTCCGCCGAACCATTACCATTGGCGATAACTATCTGCTGACCGTGCAGGATCAGTTCATCAATAAAACATCCAATCCCTGGAATATTCCCGCCCTGCGCCTGCTCACCGGAAACATGAAAAATCCGGACGATACAAAATCGATGAAGGGCCTCAGTATCATCGGGGCCGATTCCTTCTCTCAGAACGAAGGCGTCCGCTATTACGGAAAAGTCAAAGGCTTCAGCGGAACCACCGTCCAGAAAATCTTTAAAAAAGCCGACAAACCGGAATTTATTGATGTGGTTCCTGAGGGGATGGTGCACGAAAAGGTCGACTGGGTTTCCGCAAAAAATAAATTTTTCGTCCAGATCATCAGCCCGGACGAGCCGGTGGCCACGATGTCAATCCTGGCCCGTCGGGACACCACTCAGAAAGGTGTCGTCCCCGACAGCATTGCCACCTCTCTCGATTTCCAGCCCGTTGCACTCGGTGCCGGCGATACGCTGAATCTGAATTACACCTGTTACATCGGCCCGAAAAACTTTTCGATCCTCAAAAAGGCCGGCCATAAATTTGAGAAAGTCATGGAATTCCAGACCACCGGCTTCTGGGGCTTCATGAACTGGATCATGGAACCGGCTCGCCAGTTCCTGCTCGCAGCACTGAACCTCTTTTATGCCGTGGTACGAAATTACGGACTGGCCATCATCCTGTTGACCCTGCTGATGCGTATTCTCTTCTGGCCGCTCACCCACAGAAGCACTCAGAAAATGCGCGAAAATTCGGAAAAGATGCAGGTCGTCCAACCGAAGATTAAGGCCATTCAGGAAAAATACAAAGGCCAGGCCCAGCGCATTCAGCAGGAAACCATGAAGGTGTATCAGGAGCACGGCTTCAACCCCATGGCCATGATGGGCGGCTGCCTGCCGATGCTTCTGCAGATGCCGGTCTTCTTCGCCCTTTACACAGTGCTGCGCAATGCCATTGAACTCCGCTTCGCCGGCTTCCTCTGGATCGCCGACCTCAGCCAACCGGAAAACCTGTTTGCCGGCAGCATTCCGATTATCGGCTCCCTGAATATTCTTCCGGTCCTGATGTCGGTCTCCATGATCTTCCAGCAGAAACTTTCCACCCCCAATGCAGCAGCGACTCCGGAACAGCAGCAACAGCAGAAAATGATGATGTACATGATGCCGATCATGATGCTGTTCCTCTTCTACGGCATGCCTTCCGGCCTCACGCTCTACTGGACCACAAGCAACGTGCTGATGATTGCCCAGACCTCCGCATACAATTACCGGAAGAAACACAAAGAAGCATAG
- a CDS encoding PEP-CTERM sorting domain-containing protein has translation MKKAIVALVAVAMVGVANADIYANLSAGFGISGAGSAGGIVDAIDGTTVVLQVIDGGGDGLDYAAPGVIQYNGGLLTAGNDILLGTLTANVTGGGGDYSDWAATISGIVQYSYVSDAYFRVSGIEDGDWVYEGSAAFADIDTSDPKATPEFVFFDEGGAGGAADGSVTVQVIPEPATIGLMGIAGLGMFLARRKARR, from the coding sequence ATGAAAAAAGCAATTGTGGCTCTTGTAGCTGTTGCAATGGTAGGCGTTGCTAATGCTGATATCTATGCCAACCTGTCTGCTGGTTTTGGTATTTCAGGTGCGGGATCGGCAGGTGGTATTGTGGATGCGATTGATGGTACTACAGTAGTTCTTCAGGTTATTGACGGAGGTGGTGATGGTCTTGACTATGCTGCTCCTGGAGTTATTCAGTATAATGGAGGTTTATTGACTGCAGGAAATGATATTCTGCTAGGAACTCTTACGGCTAATGTCACAGGCGGAGGTGGTGATTACAGTGATTGGGCTGCTACCATTTCTGGCATTGTTCAGTATTCGTACGTTTCTGACGCTTACTTTCGTGTAAGCGGTATCGAGGATGGGGACTGGGTATATGAAGGTTCAGCCGCTTTTGCAGATATCGATACCTCTGACCCGAAGGCTACTCCTGAATTCGTTTTCTTTGATGAGGGTGGTGCTGGCGGTGCTGCCGACGGTTCTGTAACCGTACAGGTCATTCCGGAACCGGCTACGATCGGTCTGATGGGTATTGCAGGACTGGGCATGTTCCTGGCCCGTCGTAAAGCACGTCGCTAA
- the rpoN gene encoding RNA polymerase factor sigma-54: MAHPGLVLSQEMKMQQVLAPHLFQSLEILQMPLMDLQQMIKQELSENPTLEATAEQADAQIEIEQGTKDVDSEQFDNEFEKLAALGEEFDNYQDRGPVSGGTDAEEKYQYMMDSLSESSSLHDTLLDQLSLSSLNEYERKIAEIVIGNIDDDGYLQLDVEDLLALPNFPEETLTKILDTIHDFEPAGVGARDLRECLMLQLKRQGREKTQEFQVVEHHLDLVGRHKYEDIARAMGLTVDRVKELAVLIGKLDPKPGRNFSEERIEYVTPEIIVEKKDGEYVITQNKKPYPNLFISQKYLSMLKDPNTSKEVKTYIREKIAKSKQFIQSIDQRMDTIYRIAVEIVRIQRDYFDHGVSRLKPLNMKTVAELLEVHETTISRATAGKYMQTPRGLLSMKYFFKPGVMTASGESISNESVKAALADIVRDEDKKKPYSDAKLVKLLEEQGIKIARRTVAKYRDQLRILPSHLRKVH; encoded by the coding sequence ATGGCACATCCCGGATTAGTTTTAAGTCAGGAAATGAAGATGCAGCAGGTACTTGCTCCGCATCTTTTCCAGTCATTGGAAATCCTGCAAATGCCGCTCATGGATCTTCAGCAGATGATCAAACAGGAGCTTTCTGAAAACCCGACCCTGGAGGCGACTGCGGAACAGGCAGATGCCCAGATTGAGATCGAGCAGGGGACGAAGGATGTCGACAGCGAACAGTTTGATAATGAATTCGAAAAGCTGGCGGCATTGGGTGAGGAATTTGATAATTATCAGGACCGGGGGCCGGTTTCGGGCGGAACCGATGCCGAGGAAAAATATCAATATATGATGGATTCGCTGTCTGAATCCTCTTCGTTGCATGACACCCTGCTGGATCAGCTTTCGCTTTCGAGTCTGAATGAATACGAGCGGAAGATTGCAGAGATCGTGATCGGCAATATTGATGATGACGGCTATCTGCAGCTGGATGTTGAAGATCTGCTGGCGCTGCCGAATTTCCCGGAAGAAACGCTGACTAAAATTCTCGATACGATTCATGATTTTGAACCGGCGGGGGTCGGGGCGCGTGATCTGCGTGAGTGTCTGATGCTGCAGCTGAAGCGGCAGGGGCGGGAGAAGACTCAGGAGTTTCAGGTGGTTGAGCATCATCTGGATCTGGTGGGGCGTCATAAATATGAGGATATCGCCCGTGCTATGGGCCTGACCGTTGACCGGGTGAAAGAACTGGCGGTGCTGATCGGCAAGCTGGACCCGAAACCGGGGCGCAACTTTTCCGAAGAGCGGATTGAATATGTGACGCCGGAAATCATCGTCGAAAAGAAAGACGGTGAATATGTCATTACGCAGAACAAAAAGCCGTATCCCAACCTTTTTATCAGCCAGAAATACCTTTCAATGCTGAAGGATCCGAATACCTCGAAAGAGGTGAAAACGTATATTCGTGAAAAAATTGCAAAATCTAAACAGTTTATTCAGAGCATTGATCAGCGTATGGACACGATCTATCGCATTGCGGTGGAAATTGTCCGTATTCAGCGCGACTATTTTGACCACGGCGTTTCGCGCCTGAAGCCGTTGAATATGAAAACGGTGGCGGAACTGCTGGAGGTGCATGAAACGACCATCAGCCGTGCGACGGCAGGTAAATATATGCAGACCCCGCGGGGGCTCCTGAGTATGAAGTATTTCTTCAAGCCCGGTGTAATGACTGCCAGCGGAGAATCCATTTCCAATGAAAGTGTGAAGGCTGCGCTGGCCGATATTGTCCGCGATGAGGATAAGAAAAAGCCTTATTCCGATGCCAAGCTGGTGAAACTGCTGGAAGAGCAGGGGATTAAAATTGCCCGCCGTACGGTGGCGAAATACCGTGATCAGCTCCGTATCCTGCCTTCGCACCTGCGCAAAGTGCATTAA